A genome region from Marinitoga hydrogenitolerans DSM 16785 includes the following:
- a CDS encoding 4Fe-4S binding protein codes for MKKTSPLQNFRLFVQIVFVIFVIYVSVGHYLVENNPGLELFGVASLHTLCPYGGVVNLYTFFSTGNYVSKLHQSVFIMLFALFGLLLFTGASFCGWLCPLGSVQEWFGKLGKKIFKDKYNKIPIKVDRVLRYLKYAVLAIVIIQTARTSKLIFEPYDPYYNLFNIWTDEIAITGYLSVFLTLGLSLFIERPFCRYACPLGAINGLFNSFSIFNIKRKKNTCIDCSLCDKACPIGIVVSKKDAINSPQCIRCMKCVEVCPANEIEKSTLKVRPILAKPEKSKKTISNWTYVFTVLVIFLGIILVANITGNFITERIKTYESINDIRGSSTVQEIIDNYPISKEELYRAFNIPRTIITTAKLKDLSEMMGLNEELEIVSPESIRTFIEYIDKNILEFVNYLRKNFEEFEEFETINGIEDMTVREVVKKSKPGFIAYLISGYWPIQNESIENKNISNVATEVHEENIKEGYNNVEFVVRGKTTLREIKDNIDDFDKFLKEFNITENESLSISLKDLVDKYGIYMGDIKTYVEEHLK; via the coding sequence ATGAAAAAAACTAGTCCTTTGCAAAATTTTCGGCTTTTTGTGCAAATAGTTTTTGTAATATTTGTTATTTATGTAAGTGTTGGACATTACCTTGTTGAAAACAATCCTGGATTAGAATTATTTGGTGTTGCGAGTCTCCATACATTATGTCCATACGGTGGAGTAGTAAATCTATATACTTTTTTCTCAACAGGTAATTATGTAAGTAAGTTGCATCAATCTGTATTTATTATGTTATTTGCTTTATTTGGACTGTTGTTATTTACCGGAGCTTCTTTCTGTGGATGGCTATGTCCTTTAGGATCTGTTCAAGAATGGTTTGGAAAGCTAGGAAAAAAAATATTTAAAGATAAATATAATAAAATTCCAATTAAAGTTGACAGAGTTTTAAGATATTTAAAATATGCTGTTTTAGCAATAGTTATTATTCAAACTGCGCGAACAAGCAAATTAATTTTTGAACCTTATGATCCATATTATAATCTTTTCAATATTTGGACAGATGAAATTGCTATTACAGGATATTTGTCAGTTTTTTTAACTCTTGGACTTTCATTATTTATTGAAAGACCATTTTGTAGATATGCATGTCCCTTAGGTGCTATAAATGGATTATTCAACTCTTTTAGTATATTTAATATTAAAAGAAAGAAAAACACCTGTATTGATTGTTCATTATGTGATAAAGCATGTCCAATTGGTATAGTTGTATCGAAAAAAGATGCTATAAATAGTCCTCAATGTATACGATGTATGAAATGTGTTGAAGTTTGTCCGGCAAATGAGATTGAAAAATCTACATTAAAAGTAAGACCAATATTGGCAAAACCAGAAAAAAGCAAAAAAACAATTAGTAATTGGACATATGTATTTACTGTATTAGTAATATTTTTAGGCATAATATTAGTTGCCAATATTACTGGTAATTTTATCACCGAAAGAATAAAAACGTATGAAAGCATAAATGATATAAGAGGCTCTTCAACAGTACAAGAAATTATAGATAATTATCCTATATCTAAAGAAGAATTGTATAGAGCATTTAATATACCAAGAACAATAATAACAACTGCAAAATTAAAAGACTTATCTGAAATGATGGGATTAAATGAAGAATTAGAAATAGTTTCTCCAGAAAGCATCAGAACATTTATAGAATATATAGACAAAAATATATTAGAATTTGTTAATTATTTAAGGAAAAATTTTGAAGAATTTGAGGAATTTGAAACTATCAATGGAATAGAAGATATGACTGTTAGAGAAGTGGTAAAAAAGTCAAAACCTGGATTTATAGCATATTTAATTAGTGGATACTGGCCAATTCAAAATGAATCAATTGAAAACAAAAATATTTCAAATGTAGCTACTGAAGTTCACGAAGAAAATATTAAAGAAGGATATAATAATGTAGAATTTGTAGTTCGTGGAAAAACAACTTTGCGGGAAATAAAGGATAATATTGATGATTTTGATAAATTTTTAAAAGAATTTAATATTACTGAAAATGAGAGTTTATCTATTAGCTTGAAGGATTTGGTTGATAAATATGGAATATATATGGGAGATATTAAAACATATGTTGAGGAACATTTAAAATAA
- the sfsA gene encoding DNA/RNA nuclease SfsA — translation MKVFEIANTIKGVFINRSNRYLAKVLINDKIEDVHVHDPGRLKELLYKNNSVLIKRVYNPKRKTKYDLIAAKKSKEFVLVNSMYHRYIAENILRKKYKNLNPEVKYNNSRIDFLAENQIWIEIKGCTLSENNIAKFPDAPTKRGLKHLNELIELKEKGYESHIYFLIFSTAEYFSPNYETDPKFSKKLIEAYKKGVKIFPLLFSFKEGIIYFERYLDILMKG, via the coding sequence ATGAAAGTTTTCGAAATAGCTAATACGATAAAAGGAGTTTTTATAAACAGATCAAATAGATATTTAGCTAAAGTTCTAATAAATGATAAAATAGAAGATGTTCATGTTCACGATCCTGGTAGATTGAAAGAGCTTCTATATAAAAATAATAGTGTTTTAATTAAAAGAGTATATAATCCTAAAAGAAAAACAAAATATGATTTAATTGCTGCAAAAAAATCTAAAGAATTTGTTTTGGTAAATTCAATGTATCATAGATATATAGCTGAAAATATATTGAGGAAAAAATACAAAAATTTAAATCCTGAAGTAAAATATAATAATAGTAGAATAGATTTTTTAGCAGAAAATCAAATATGGATAGAGATAAAAGGATGTACTTTATCTGAAAATAATATTGCTAAGTTTCCTGATGCTCCAACTAAAAGAGGCTTAAAACATTTAAATGAATTAATAGAACTTAAAGAAAAAGGATATGAAAGTCATATTTATTTTTTAATTTTTTCAACAGCAGAATATTTTTCACCTAATTATGAAACGGATCCGAAATTTTCAAAAAAACTTATTGAAGCATATAAAAAAGGTGTAAAAATATTTCCATTATTATTTTCTTTTAAGGAAGGAATAATTTATTTTGAAAGATATTTGGATATATTAATGAAAGGATAA